The following are encoded together in the Mesoplodon densirostris isolate mMesDen1 chromosome 2, mMesDen1 primary haplotype, whole genome shotgun sequence genome:
- the RIT1 gene encoding GTP-binding protein Rit1, which translates to MDSGTRPVGSCSSPAGLSREYKLVMLGAGGVGKSAMTMQFISHRFPEDHDPTIEDAYKIRIRIDDEPANLDILDTAGQAEFTAMRDQYMRAGEGFIICYSITDRRSFHEVREFKQLIYRVRRTDDTPVVLVGNKSDLKQLRQVTKEEGLALAREFSCPFFETSAAYRYYIDDVFHALVREIRRKEKEAVLAMEKKSKPKNSVWKRLKSPFRKKKDSVT; encoded by the exons ATGGATTCTGGAACTCGACCAGTTGGTAGCTGTAGCAGCCCTGCAGGGCTGTCACGGGAATACAAACTAGTGATGCTGGGTGCTGGCGGTGTAGGGAAAAGCG CCATGACCATGCAGTTCATCAGCCACCGGTTTCCAGAAGATCATGATCCCACCATTG AAGATGCTTATAAAATCCGGATCCGTATTGATGATGAGCCTGCCAATCTGGACATTTTGGATACGGCTGGACAG GCAGAGTTTACAGCCATGCGGGATCAATATATGAGGGCAGGAGAAGGGTTTATCATCTGTTATTCTATCACCGATCGTCGAAGTTTCCATGAAGTTCGGGAGTTTAAACAGCTTATTTATCGAGTTCGACGTACTGATGATACCCCTGTGGTTCTTGTGGGAAACAAGTCTGACCTAAAGCAGCTAAGACAG gtcacCAAGGAAGAAGGATTGGCTTTGGCCCGAGAATTCAGCTGCCCCTTTTTTGAGACATCTGCTGCATACCGCTACTACATTGATGATGTATTCCATGCCCTTGTACGGGAGATACgtaggaaagaaaaggaggcagTGCTGGCCATGGAGAAAAAATCTAAACCCAAAAACAGTGTGTGGAAGAGGCTAAAATCACCGTTCCGGAAGAAGAAAGATTCAGTAACTTGA